A section of the Sphingomonas ginsenosidivorax genome encodes:
- a CDS encoding VOC family protein produces MAKTIFVNLPVTDVARAAAFYEAIGFTRNAMFSTAQAAAMEWSDTISVMLLDHGIYATFTDKTIIDAHTSSGVLFALSRDSRAEVDAITAAAVAAGGRELHGAEDLGFMYSRAFEDPDGHGWGPMFMDMAAAAEAMRQPEEAET; encoded by the coding sequence ATGGCCAAGACGATCTTCGTGAACCTGCCCGTCACCGACGTCGCCCGCGCGGCGGCGTTCTACGAGGCGATCGGCTTTACCCGGAACGCGATGTTCTCGACCGCGCAAGCCGCTGCGATGGAATGGTCGGACACGATCTCGGTGATGCTGCTCGATCATGGCATCTACGCCACCTTCACCGACAAGACGATCATCGACGCGCACACCAGCAGCGGCGTGCTGTTCGCGCTCTCGCGCGACAGTCGCGCGGAGGTGGACGCGATCACCGCGGCCGCCGTCGCCGCCGGGGGGCGCGAACTGCACGGCGCCGAGGATCTGGGCTTCATGTACAGCCGCGCGTTCGAGGATCCCGACGGCCATGGCTGGGGCCCGATGTTCATGGACATGGCGGCCGCCGCCGAGGCGATGCGCCAGCCCGAGGAGGCTGAGACCTGA
- a CDS encoding glutathione S-transferase family protein encodes MRPTITAFDWVPDFAKGQVRDLRVRWALEEVGQPYDVIYLSQGEQKQAPHRGRQPFGQVPTYEEGEILLFESGAIVHHIANTHGTMLLPADPAARARAVEWMFAALNTVEPPIMDHATATLFERGKPWSAPRLPSVLARIEERLGELSRRLGEQTWLDGDVFTAGDLLMVAVLRIIADDGLLDGHPTLRAYVARGTARPAFVRALADQMAGFTGAPAPEFAAWLARQGERA; translated from the coding sequence ATGCGCCCGACCATCACCGCGTTCGACTGGGTTCCCGACTTCGCCAAGGGACAGGTCCGCGACCTGCGCGTCCGCTGGGCGCTCGAAGAGGTCGGCCAGCCCTATGACGTGATCTACCTGAGCCAGGGCGAGCAGAAACAGGCGCCGCACCGCGGGCGCCAGCCCTTCGGCCAGGTTCCGACCTACGAAGAGGGCGAGATACTGCTCTTCGAATCCGGCGCGATCGTCCACCACATCGCCAACACCCACGGCACCATGCTGCTCCCCGCCGATCCCGCGGCACGCGCGCGCGCGGTCGAATGGATGTTCGCCGCGCTCAACACGGTCGAGCCGCCGATCATGGACCATGCGACCGCCACCCTGTTCGAACGCGGCAAGCCGTGGTCGGCGCCGCGCCTGCCCTCGGTACTCGCGCGCATCGAGGAGCGGCTGGGCGAACTGTCCCGGCGATTGGGCGAGCAGACCTGGCTCGACGGCGACGTCTTCACCGCGGGCGACCTGCTGATGGTCGCGGTGTTGCGGATCATCGCCGACGACGGCCTGCTGGACGGCCACCCCACGCTGCGCGCCTATGTCGCGCGCGGTACCGCCCGCCCCGCCTTCGTCAGGGCGCTCGCCGACCAGATGGCAGGGTTCACCGGCGCGCCCGCGCCCGAATTCGCCGCATGGCTTGCCAGGCAGGGAGAGCGGGCATGA